The following are from one region of the Segatella oris genome:
- a CDS encoding MFS transporter, with translation MKIIDKKYYPWVVVALLWVVALLNYMDRQMLSTMQVSMKADIHELNQAEAFGALMAVFLWVYGIVSPFAGMVADKVDRKWLVVGSLFVWSGVTLAMGYATSFNQLYYLRGIMGISEALYIPSALSLLADWHEGKSRSLAIGIHMTGIYMGQAVGGFGAVVAAMLSWKTAFHWFGIIGIVYALVLAVLLFEKPSHGKTEPESLQTTPQKASIFSGFGVILSNWVFWIILFFFAVPSLPGWATKNWLPTLFAQNLGIPMEEAGPISTITIAASSFLGVIFGGYLSDKWVKRNLKGRVYTSAIGLGLTIPALILLGFGHNLLAIVGAGLLFGVGYGMFDANNMPILCQFISTKQRATAYGIMNMTGVFAGAAVTQVLGKWTDGNQLGTGFAFLGAIVALALFVQLLLLKPQTDNME, from the coding sequence ATGAAAATCATTGACAAGAAATATTATCCTTGGGTAGTTGTAGCACTTTTATGGGTAGTAGCCCTGCTGAATTACATGGATCGACAGATGCTTTCAACGATGCAAGTCTCCATGAAAGCCGATATTCATGAACTCAATCAAGCCGAAGCCTTCGGTGCTTTAATGGCTGTTTTCCTTTGGGTTTATGGCATCGTGTCGCCCTTTGCGGGTATGGTTGCCGACAAAGTAGACCGCAAATGGCTCGTTGTTGGCAGCCTCTTTGTATGGTCGGGCGTTACTTTAGCCATGGGATATGCAACAAGTTTCAACCAGTTATATTATCTCCGGGGCATCATGGGCATTAGTGAAGCCCTTTATATCCCGTCAGCTTTGTCACTCTTGGCCGATTGGCATGAAGGCAAAAGCCGTTCGTTGGCCATCGGCATCCACATGACCGGCATCTATATGGGGCAGGCCGTGGGTGGCTTTGGCGCCGTTGTTGCAGCCATGTTATCATGGAAAACCGCCTTCCATTGGTTTGGAATTATCGGCATTGTCTATGCTTTGGTGTTGGCAGTACTACTGTTTGAGAAACCTTCGCATGGCAAAACAGAGCCGGAAAGCCTACAGACTACACCCCAAAAAGCAAGTATATTCAGTGGTTTTGGCGTGATATTGTCGAATTGGGTATTCTGGATTATCCTCTTTTTCTTTGCAGTTCCGAGTCTACCTGGCTGGGCAACGAAGAACTGGTTGCCCACTTTGTTCGCTCAGAACTTAGGAATTCCCATGGAAGAAGCAGGCCCAATCTCTACGATTACCATTGCTGCATCTTCTTTTTTAGGTGTAATTTTTGGCGGTTATCTATCGGATAAGTGGGTGAAACGCAATCTCAAAGGGCGCGTTTACACCAGTGCCATTGGCTTAGGGCTCACTATTCCCGCCTTAATTCTATTGGGATTTGGACACAACCTGCTTGCCATTGTGGGAGCAGGACTGCTCTTTGGTGTGGGTTATGGCATGTTTGATGCCAACAACATGCCCATTCTCTGCCAGTTTATCTCAACAAAACAGCGTGCAACGGCCTATGGTATCATGAATATGACGGGCGTGTTTGCAGGTGCAGCTGTGACACAAGTGCTTGGAAAATGGACTGATGGCAACCAATTAGGAACAGGTTTTGCATTCTTAGGGGCCATTGTTGCCTTGGCACTTTTTGTTCAATTACTGTTACTGAAGCCACAAACCGACAATATGGAATAA
- a CDS encoding GDSL-type esterase/lipase family protein, producing the protein MGKNRIKVACVGNSVTFGYGLSNREQTCYPAVLQRKLGANYEVRNFGHSGTTLLTQGHRPYIQQTEYKEALAFKPDWVVIHLGLNDTDPRNWPNYNSAFDADYQQLINSFRKVNPNVKLWICLMTPIFHTHPRFESGTRDWHAAIQKHIRRIAKANQVGLIDLHTPLYSRPDLFADALHPNTEGAEIMAQTIYSATTGDYGGLKMSPLYTDEMVMQRQQPIVFRGTANAKERVEVNFNGQRLSAVTHANGQWNVSFPAMDAGGPYEARITTKRGKLTIHHIYIGEVWLCSGQSNMEYPVKATTTAAEDEQLAAHQPLLHLYNMPTRFPTNAEKWSKAVLDSVNKLALLGGQTWQPASKETVSRFSSVAYHFGKALADCLKVPVGIICNAVGGTTTESWIDRHTLEWQFPSILHDWYHGDFGQPWARKRALENIANAENIALQRHPYTPCYMFEAGILPLKDYAIRGVAWYQGESNAHNIELHARLFRLLEKSWRRFFHQPKMPFLIVQLSGLNRPSWPEFRNSQRLLAAQQPQTWLTVTSDVGDSLDVHYRNKQPVGKRLALQALHHVYEHAIVSEGPSCIKARAVGELVYLYFENAQRLQAKDGPLTGFEVAGEDGVYHAAKAEINGESVIVSCAEVPHPQTVRYGWHPFSRANLVNEALLPCSTFKKKIPK; encoded by the coding sequence ATGGGTAAGAACCGCATCAAAGTAGCTTGCGTGGGCAATAGTGTCACCTTTGGTTATGGGCTTTCCAACCGCGAACAAACGTGCTATCCAGCCGTTTTGCAACGCAAGTTAGGGGCGAACTATGAAGTAAGGAACTTTGGTCATTCAGGCACAACACTGTTAACGCAGGGGCATCGTCCCTATATTCAGCAAACAGAATATAAGGAAGCATTAGCCTTTAAGCCCGACTGGGTGGTGATTCACTTAGGACTTAACGACACCGATCCGCGCAACTGGCCCAATTACAACAGTGCATTTGATGCCGATTATCAACAACTCATCAACAGTTTTCGCAAGGTAAACCCCAATGTCAAGCTATGGATTTGCCTCATGACTCCTATATTTCACACGCATCCGCGCTTCGAAAGTGGCACCCGCGACTGGCATGCTGCCATTCAAAAGCATATCCGCCGCATTGCCAAAGCCAACCAAGTAGGACTTATCGACCTGCATACACCACTCTATTCACGTCCCGATTTGTTTGCAGATGCCCTGCATCCCAATACAGAAGGTGCAGAAATCATGGCTCAAACCATTTATTCAGCAACCACAGGTGACTATGGCGGGCTGAAGATGTCACCGCTTTATACCGATGAAATGGTGATGCAACGTCAGCAACCTATTGTGTTTCGTGGCACAGCCAATGCCAAAGAGCGCGTAGAAGTGAATTTCAATGGCCAGCGATTATCAGCTGTTACCCATGCAAACGGGCAATGGAACGTGAGTTTCCCGGCCATGGATGCAGGCGGACCTTACGAGGCTCGCATCACAACAAAGCGTGGAAAGCTCACCATTCACCATATATATATAGGTGAAGTATGGCTTTGTTCGGGACAATCCAACATGGAATATCCCGTGAAAGCTACCACAACAGCTGCTGAGGACGAGCAATTGGCTGCTCATCAGCCCCTACTCCACCTCTATAACATGCCTACCCGCTTTCCAACAAATGCCGAGAAGTGGTCGAAAGCAGTGCTCGACTCGGTAAATAAACTTGCTTTATTGGGCGGACAGACATGGCAACCAGCGAGCAAGGAAACAGTGAGTAGGTTCTCATCTGTGGCCTATCACTTTGGAAAAGCATTAGCCGACTGTCTTAAAGTGCCTGTTGGTATCATCTGTAATGCCGTGGGTGGCACAACAACTGAGTCATGGATTGACCGACATACACTTGAATGGCAGTTCCCTTCCATACTCCACGATTGGTATCATGGTGACTTTGGACAGCCCTGGGCACGCAAACGAGCACTCGAAAACATTGCCAACGCTGAAAACATAGCCTTGCAACGCCATCCTTATACACCCTGTTACATGTTTGAAGCTGGCATTCTGCCACTGAAAGATTATGCTATCCGCGGTGTAGCTTGGTATCAGGGAGAATCGAATGCACACAATATCGAACTGCATGCCCGCCTGTTCCGCCTCTTAGAAAAAAGCTGGCGACGCTTCTTCCACCAACCCAAGATGCCTTTCCTCATCGTGCAATTGTCGGGTCTCAATCGTCCTTCGTGGCCCGAATTCCGCAATTCACAACGCCTGTTGGCTGCACAACAGCCCCAAACTTGGCTGACCGTGACGAGCGATGTAGGCGATTCCTTGGACGTACACTACCGAAACAAGCAACCCGTTGGCAAGCGCTTGGCACTTCAAGCCCTGCACCATGTGTATGAACATGCCATTGTTTCAGAGGGTCCTTCATGCATCAAAGCACGCGCAGTGGGCGAACTTGTTTATCTTTATTTTGAGAATGCACAGAGATTGCAAGCCAAGGATGGCCCACTTACAGGTTTTGAAGTGGCAGGAGAAGACGGAGTCTATCATGCCGCAAAAGCCGAAATAAACGGTGAAAGTGTTATCGTGAGCTGTGCAGAAGTACCTCATCCCCAAACCGTTCGCTATGGTTGGCACCCCTTCTCACGTGCCAATTTAGTCAATGAAGCTCTACTTCCTTGCAGTACATTTAAGAAAAAGATACCCAAATGA
- a CDS encoding dihydrodipicolinate synthase family protein: MEKIIGLIDAPFTPFHENGDVNLEPIAAYGAMLKKNGLQGVFINGSSGEGYMLTTSERKALAEEWVKQAPQGFKVIVHVGSCCLRESVELARHAAKIGAWGIGAMAPPFPRINRIEELVKYCEQIANAAPQLPFYYYHIPAFNGAFLPMLDLLKAVDGRIPNFAGIKYTYESLYEYNQCRLYGNGKFDMLHGQDETILPSLAQGGAQGGIGGTTNYNGRELVAIINEWKKGNIEAAREHQNFAQEVINVICHYRGNIVGGKRIMKLMGFDLGPNRVPFQNMTAEEETRMKAELEAIDFFKKCNQF, from the coding sequence ATGGAAAAGATTATCGGATTGATTGATGCACCATTCACTCCATTTCATGAGAATGGTGATGTAAACCTCGAACCCATTGCGGCTTACGGGGCAATGCTAAAGAAAAACGGGCTGCAAGGCGTGTTTATCAATGGCTCATCGGGAGAGGGTTATATGCTTACTACAAGCGAAAGAAAGGCTTTAGCCGAAGAATGGGTGAAGCAAGCTCCACAAGGTTTCAAGGTGATTGTGCATGTGGGAAGTTGTTGTTTGCGTGAAAGTGTGGAATTGGCACGCCATGCAGCCAAGATCGGTGCATGGGGAATTGGAGCTATGGCGCCTCCCTTCCCACGCATTAACCGCATTGAAGAGTTGGTGAAATATTGCGAACAGATTGCCAATGCAGCACCCCAGCTGCCGTTTTATTATTATCATATTCCTGCTTTCAATGGTGCATTCCTGCCTATGCTCGACCTCTTGAAAGCTGTAGATGGGCGCATTCCTAACTTCGCCGGCATCAAATACACCTACGAAAGCCTTTATGAATACAATCAATGCAGGCTTTATGGCAACGGAAAATTCGATATGTTGCATGGTCAGGACGAGACTATTCTGCCCTCATTGGCACAGGGTGGTGCACAAGGTGGTATCGGCGGAACAACCAATTACAATGGACGCGAATTGGTTGCAATTATCAATGAATGGAAGAAAGGAAACATAGAAGCAGCCCGCGAGCATCAGAATTTTGCACAAGAAGTTATCAATGTCATCTGTCACTATCGTGGAAACATCGTCGGAGGCAAGCGTATCATGAAGCTCATGGGCTTTGATTTAGGGCCTAACCGCGTGCCTTTCCAGAATATGACCGCCGAAGAAGAGACACGAATGAAGGCAGAACTCGAAGCCATTGACTTCTTTAAGAAATGCAATCAATTTTAA
- a CDS encoding ComEA family DNA-binding protein, with protein MKIHIGHIVLVIALLTAPKVNAQQEQRWEDCYAEVIAIEGKDEEDIPDYELLCQLADHPININTATKEDLEQLPFLNNQQIEDIMEYLYRYHSLRSVGELYMIPSLGNAYARLLSYFITIGEPKENNRFSWQDMLHYGRHKVIATLNIPTYQRRGFSEGKYLGGPLKHWLRYTFNYANRLEIGLVGAQDAGEPFFKRQNKTGYDYHSFYLMLRNQGSLKALSVGRYRLRMGMGLVMNCDYGFGKQMLLQALDRSSATVRPHSSRSEGNYLQGVAATFKLNKAMEATAFLSYRKVDATLRHDSLGSISAIITNGYHRTETEMEHKHNTWQLATGGHLRYFNNGFHAGATALYTALSRELRPHTTQLYKRWAATGTRFYNLGIDYGYTGHRFSLNGEVATDNHQAFATINKVSINVASNLQLSAIQRFYAYKYNGLFARSFADAGAVQDESGLYLGLNWNINRAFSLFAYGDYAYFAWPKYGQSFAGAHALDGFLQLNYQHKKTLLTAQYRTRYRQRDNKEKDMLINRNEHRGRIKADYVLGPWQLRTQANLTYALQESGSLGYMLSQSILRHYKCIIVSASLGYFHTQDYSSRVYTYERGMLYDFSFPCFFGHGIRYSMTARSDLGRHLTLIAKAGTTDYFDRSVIGSGLQEIAHSSQTDIQLQAIVKL; from the coding sequence ATGAAAATACATATAGGCCATATCGTGCTCGTCATAGCATTGCTGACAGCCCCTAAAGTCAATGCGCAACAAGAGCAACGCTGGGAAGATTGCTATGCAGAAGTCATTGCCATAGAAGGCAAAGACGAAGAAGATATCCCCGATTATGAATTGCTCTGTCAGCTGGCTGACCACCCCATCAACATTAATACGGCTACGAAAGAAGACTTAGAACAACTTCCTTTCCTCAACAATCAGCAGATAGAAGACATCATGGAGTATCTCTATCGCTATCATTCTCTGCGGTCTGTGGGCGAACTCTACATGATTCCATCACTCGGTAACGCCTATGCCCGCCTGCTTTCCTACTTCATAACGATTGGAGAACCTAAGGAAAACAACCGATTTTCCTGGCAGGACATGCTGCATTACGGCAGACATAAAGTTATTGCAACCCTCAATATTCCAACCTATCAGCGGCGGGGATTTAGCGAAGGAAAGTATCTTGGCGGGCCTCTCAAACATTGGTTGCGCTACACTTTCAATTATGCCAATCGGCTTGAGATAGGACTTGTAGGCGCACAAGATGCCGGAGAACCTTTCTTCAAAAGACAAAACAAGACAGGATATGACTATCACAGCTTTTATCTTATGCTCCGAAATCAAGGCTCACTGAAGGCACTTTCCGTTGGAAGATACCGCTTGCGAATGGGCATGGGGCTTGTGATGAACTGCGACTATGGCTTTGGGAAACAGATGCTCCTACAAGCACTCGACCGTTCTTCTGCCACAGTCCGCCCACACTCCTCACGCTCGGAAGGCAACTATCTGCAAGGAGTTGCAGCCACTTTCAAGTTGAACAAAGCCATGGAAGCTACGGCCTTTCTCTCTTACAGAAAGGTGGATGCCACACTCCGACACGACAGTTTAGGTTCGATTTCAGCTATCATAACTAACGGTTATCATCGCACGGAAACAGAAATGGAGCATAAACACAACACATGGCAACTGGCCACAGGTGGGCATCTGCGCTATTTCAACAATGGTTTCCACGCCGGAGCAACAGCCCTCTACACTGCGTTGAGCCGTGAACTCCGTCCCCACACCACCCAACTCTACAAGCGTTGGGCCGCCACAGGCACGCGTTTCTATAATCTCGGCATTGACTATGGCTACACAGGACACCGTTTCAGCCTCAACGGAGAGGTGGCTACAGATAATCACCAAGCCTTTGCTACGATTAATAAGGTCAGCATAAACGTGGCTTCTAACCTTCAACTATCGGCTATCCAGCGCTTTTATGCCTATAAATACAACGGACTTTTTGCCCGTAGTTTTGCTGATGCAGGAGCCGTTCAGGATGAAAGCGGCCTCTATCTCGGCTTGAACTGGAACATCAATCGCGCCTTTTCGCTGTTCGCCTACGGTGACTATGCTTACTTTGCATGGCCGAAGTACGGGCAAAGTTTTGCGGGAGCACATGCCCTTGACGGCTTTCTGCAACTCAACTACCAACATAAGAAAACGCTACTCACTGCACAATACCGCACGAGATACCGACAGCGAGACAACAAGGAAAAAGATATGCTCATCAACCGCAATGAACATCGCGGACGCATCAAGGCTGACTATGTGCTCGGGCCGTGGCAACTTCGCACGCAAGCCAACCTTACCTATGCGCTTCAAGAAAGCGGAAGCCTCGGCTATATGCTTTCCCAGAGCATACTCCGACATTATAAGTGCATTATCGTTTCAGCCTCATTAGGCTATTTCCACACGCAGGATTACAGCAGCAGAGTCTACACTTACGAGCGTGGCATGCTTTATGATTTCAGCTTTCCCTGCTTCTTTGGCCACGGCATTCGTTACAGCATGACGGCCAGAAGCGACCTCGGCAGACATCTTACACTGATTGCAAAGGCTGGAACAACCGACTATTTCGACCGCAGTGTCATTGGAAGCGGACTCCAGGAGATTGCTCACTCCTCGCAAACCGATATTCAGTTGCAAGCGATTGTAAAGCTGTAA
- a CDS encoding AGE family epimerase/isomerase produces the protein MNIDPKTYLQQWADRYRQDLTENIMPFWMKHGVDHVNGGVYTCVNRDGSLMDTTKSVWFQGRFAYICAYAYNHIERNDEWLKAAKSTIDFIEAHCFDKDRHMFFSVTADGTPLRKRRYVFSETFAAIAMAEYSIASGDQHYAKRALEVFDDTLHFLSTPGFLTPKFEPNVQLQGHSIVMILINVCSCLRNAIHEERLTKQIDESIDKLQRYFMHPEFKALLECVGPKGEFIDTNMTRTINPGHCIETSWFIMEEARHRQWDKQLLDMALTIFDWSWDWGWDKEYGGIINFRDCKNLPSQDYAQDMKFWWPQCETVIASLYAYLATGNEKYLERHRQISEWTYAHFPDKDYPEWYGYLHRDGTVAQPAKGNLYKGPFHIPRMMIRSFTLCNDILKKL, from the coding sequence ATGAATATAGATCCCAAAACCTATTTACAGCAATGGGCCGACCGTTACAGGCAAGATCTCACCGAAAACATCATGCCTTTCTGGATGAAACATGGTGTTGACCATGTCAATGGCGGTGTTTATACGTGCGTAAATCGTGACGGTTCACTCATGGATACTACCAAGTCAGTGTGGTTTCAAGGGCGTTTCGCCTATATTTGTGCCTATGCTTACAATCATATTGAAAGGAATGACGAGTGGTTGAAAGCCGCAAAGTCTACTATAGACTTTATAGAAGCACATTGCTTTGACAAAGATCGTCACATGTTCTTCTCGGTAACAGCCGACGGGACACCGCTACGCAAGCGCCGTTATGTGTTCAGTGAGACTTTCGCTGCTATTGCCATGGCCGAATACTCCATTGCTTCGGGCGACCAACATTATGCTAAACGCGCGCTCGAAGTGTTTGACGACACTCTGCATTTCCTCTCAACTCCAGGTTTTCTTACACCGAAATTCGAGCCTAATGTGCAGTTGCAGGGTCACTCTATCGTGATGATTCTCATCAATGTTTGCAGCTGTCTGCGCAATGCTATCCATGAAGAACGCCTCACAAAGCAAATTGATGAGTCGATTGATAAGCTGCAACGCTATTTCATGCACCCGGAGTTTAAGGCGCTGTTAGAATGTGTTGGGCCCAAAGGTGAATTCATTGATACGAACATGACGCGTACCATTAACCCAGGACACTGCATCGAAACCAGCTGGTTTATCATGGAAGAAGCACGTCACCGCCAATGGGATAAGCAGTTACTTGACATGGCTCTCACCATATTTGACTGGTCATGGGACTGGGGATGGGATAAGGAATATGGCGGAATCATCAACTTTCGCGACTGCAAGAACCTGCCCTCACAGGATTATGCCCAAGACATGAAATTCTGGTGGCCACAATGTGAGACTGTCATTGCATCGCTTTATGCCTACCTTGCCACAGGAAATGAGAAATATTTAGAGCGTCATCGGCAGATCAGTGAATGGACATACGCCCACTTCCCCGATAAGGATTATCCCGAATGGTATGGCTACCTGCACCGCGACGGCACTGTGGCACAGCCGGCAAAGGGCAACCTTTACAAAGGGCCTTTCCACATTCCACGCATGATGATCAGGTCGTTTACGCTCTGTAATGACATTCTTAAAAAGCTATAG
- a CDS encoding TrlF family AAA-like ATPase, whose protein sequence is MNAGALFYKADLHIHSYGEGSGSFDVTDASNTPQAIVETAITKGLKIISITDHNQFLNSLYAVNYAKDKNIDILAIPGIEVSTTQGHLLLYFDTPDDLQKFYGKLTFNDDKSLCYQGIAECLNFANQYGGIGILAHITLESGFEKTINRYGPQMDQIFKCENLLGLEITDKRDVNLFTDLDDKPEHKHLLDLWRTTLNNQLHRNFAKLMSSDSHTLDKLGKNAEGENRLTRIKMPTLTFRSFRLALLSSESRVRLEECIPEQHPTITHIKIEGGLLNGLDIELSPNLTCIIGSRGTGKSTLLESIRETSGNSSNSKLCDSEVWAQNILLSYFDETGQAISLRREKNASVVNCTDPNNGVALIPIESYGQGDTASTLQHSDENPKVIIDFLDSFLNLDSFHQQDNEYINLLRSNQSEMKKLRINLAALPEAKKALINEQNKLKELEKTKAADIVKFHNALIQEREFRKTLIDQLNKLVKTYREILGDNSLFRDVASMDDAKVIVGKEYFKSVKSIVDDFSKLVAQKSTELNSELQKKIDELKEQLKLWGAKESEIQSKIDAKKIELTQQGIPFDLGKINQISKDIVDYDKKVKRLNEDQKKLIELQRERKEILGNRENNRKEIYRSHFSFAQKVNRDLKSSIDDFSISIKYVESRYSPEFEEVLKSLMGWRTSQVSKAKIIASNISISEFIHAVKDKNMEIFRNILYNGERLLQDADIENIFFNILEDNHYEDLECLSYDDLPQIIVTKFIQQDGGGNKPIIKSISQLSLGQQQSVLLGILMLSDSNKPLLTDQPEDNLDSEFIFKTIVSNLRKIKEHRQVIIVTHNPNIAVLGDAELIIPLRSTSVHSIVDNAGSVDNLATINQCCQILEGGESAFKQRKKCLWILNI, encoded by the coding sequence ATGAATGCAGGAGCATTATTTTATAAGGCAGATTTACATATCCACTCTTATGGAGAAGGATCTGGTTCTTTTGATGTAACTGACGCATCAAACACTCCACAAGCTATTGTTGAAACAGCAATAACTAAAGGATTGAAAATAATAAGTATAACAGATCATAATCAATTCTTGAATAGCCTTTATGCAGTTAATTATGCTAAAGACAAAAACATAGATATATTGGCGATTCCAGGAATAGAGGTCAGTACGACTCAAGGACATCTTTTGCTGTATTTTGACACGCCAGATGATTTGCAAAAATTCTATGGCAAACTAACTTTTAACGACGATAAATCTCTTTGTTATCAAGGAATAGCAGAATGTTTAAATTTTGCAAACCAATACGGTGGGATTGGTATTCTTGCGCATATTACTCTTGAATCTGGTTTCGAAAAAACAATAAATCGCTACGGTCCACAGATGGATCAAATATTTAAATGCGAAAATCTTTTAGGATTAGAAATAACGGACAAAAGAGATGTTAATCTATTTACAGATCTTGATGATAAGCCAGAACATAAACATTTGCTAGATTTATGGCGCACAACTTTAAATAATCAATTGCATCGTAATTTTGCAAAGTTGATGTCTTCAGATTCTCATACTCTAGATAAACTAGGAAAAAATGCTGAAGGAGAAAATAGGCTCACTAGAATTAAAATGCCGACATTAACTTTTCGTTCTTTTCGCCTTGCACTGCTAAGTAGTGAATCTAGAGTTAGATTGGAAGAATGTATACCAGAGCAACATCCCACCATTACACACATAAAAATAGAAGGAGGCCTTTTAAATGGATTAGATATAGAGTTGAGTCCTAATCTAACCTGTATCATTGGTAGTAGAGGAACTGGAAAATCAACACTTCTTGAATCAATACGAGAGACTTCTGGTAATTCCTCAAATTCAAAACTTTGTGATTCTGAGGTTTGGGCACAGAATATATTGCTTAGTTATTTTGATGAGACAGGTCAAGCAATTTCTCTACGAAGAGAAAAGAATGCATCTGTTGTTAATTGTACAGATCCCAATAATGGCGTTGCTCTAATTCCTATAGAAAGTTACGGACAAGGAGATACCGCCAGTACTTTACAGCATAGTGATGAAAACCCTAAAGTCATTATAGACTTCCTTGATTCTTTTTTAAACTTGGATTCATTTCATCAACAAGATAATGAGTACATTAATCTATTGAGGTCCAACCAAAGTGAAATGAAGAAATTACGTATAAACTTAGCTGCATTACCTGAAGCCAAAAAAGCTTTAATTAACGAACAAAATAAGTTAAAAGAATTAGAGAAAACCAAAGCAGCGGATATTGTAAAATTTCATAATGCTTTGATACAGGAAAGGGAATTTAGAAAAACTCTAATAGATCAATTAAATAAGCTTGTTAAAACATATCGTGAGATATTAGGGGATAATTCCTTGTTCAGAGATGTTGCATCTATGGACGATGCTAAGGTCATTGTCGGAAAAGAGTATTTTAAAAGTGTGAAATCAATTGTAGATGATTTCAGTAAACTTGTTGCTCAAAAATCTACCGAACTAAATAGTGAACTACAGAAAAAAATAGATGAATTAAAGGAGCAATTGAAATTGTGGGGGGCAAAGGAATCTGAAATTCAGAGTAAAATTGATGCAAAAAAAATAGAACTAACTCAGCAAGGCATCCCATTTGATTTAGGTAAAATTAATCAAATATCTAAGGATATTGTTGATTATGATAAAAAAGTAAAACGATTAAATGAAGACCAAAAAAAGTTAATCGAATTACAGAGGGAACGTAAGGAAATACTAGGAAACAGAGAGAATAACAGGAAAGAAATATACAGGTCGCATTTTTCGTTTGCTCAAAAGGTAAACAGAGATTTAAAGTCGTCTATTGATGACTTCTCTATTTCTATTAAATATGTAGAATCGCGCTATTCTCCAGAGTTTGAAGAAGTCTTGAAATCTCTAATGGGATGGCGTACTTCTCAAGTTTCTAAAGCGAAAATTATTGCTTCAAATATTTCTATAAGTGAATTTATCCACGCTGTGAAGGATAAAAATATGGAAATATTTCGTAACATTTTGTATAATGGAGAAAGGCTATTACAAGACGCAGATATAGAAAATATTTTCTTTAATATATTGGAAGACAATCATTATGAAGATTTAGAGTGTTTGTCATATGATGATCTTCCGCAAATAATAGTAACAAAATTCATACAGCAAGATGGTGGGGGCAATAAACCTATTATAAAGTCGATCTCTCAGCTTTCTTTAGGGCAGCAACAATCCGTTCTATTAGGAATCTTGATGTTGTCAGATAGTAATAAACCTTTATTGACAGATCAGCCTGAAGATAATCTTGATAGTGAATTTATATTTAAAACAATTGTTTCGAATTTAAGGAAGATTAAAGAACACCGCCAGGTTATAATAGTAACACACAATCCAAATATCGCTGTTCTTGGTGACGCTGAACTCATAATTCCTCTTAGGAGTACTAGTGTACACTCTATAGTTGATAATGCTGGTTCTGTAGATAATTTAGCTACTATAAATCAATGCTGTCAAATATTAGAAGGGGGAGAATCTGCTTTTAAGCAGAGAAAAAAATGTTTATGGATTTTAAATATATAA